TGTGGCCAAATGGACACGTTTTTTTATGTCATCAGGATCGGAAAAGGGAGCCAAAAAGCCATCTAAACTTTATATTACTCAAAAAAAGCAGGACTGATGTTATTAAAGGAGGGGATCAAATGACCGTGAAAGTTGGTGTCATTATGGGATCGACGTCAGATTGGGAGACGATGAAACATACGGTACATACATTAGATGAGTTAGGGATCGGTTATGAAAAGAAAGTTGTCTCGGCACATCGTACACCTGATTACATGTTTGATTATGCAGAGACTGCGAGAGAGAGAGGGTTACACGTTATCATCGCTGGAGCGGGAGGAGCTGCACATTTACCTGGAATGGTTGCAGCGAAAACGACATTGCCAGTTATCGGTGTTCCTGTCCAATCAAAAGCCCTTGATGGAATGGACTCTCTTCTTTCAATCGTGCAAATGCCAGCGGGGGTCCCTGTAGCCACAGTGGCGATCGGCAAAGCTGGGGCAATCAATGCCGCACTTTTAGCCGCACAACAGCTTTCTGTCCATGATGAAGCAGTGGACGATGCACTTGAAAAGCGTCGTCAAGCCAAACGTGAAGAAGTTCTAGAAAGAAGTGAACTACTATGAGGGAACGCTGGATCGAACCTGGGAAAACGATCGGTATTTTAGGCGGAGGACAGCTAGGGCGGATGATGGCGATTTCAGCAAGACAAATGGGCTACAACATTGCGGTACTCGATCCGACACCTAATTCTCCATGTGGTCAAGTCGCTGATGATCAAGTCGAAGCAGCATATGATGACTTATCAGGTGCAGAAAAGCTCGCACAAATGTGTGACGTATTAACGTACGAGTTTGAAAACATTGACTCAGAGACAGCCACTTGGCTAGAAAAGCAGATGTATTTGCCACAAGGTGGCGACCTCCTTTCAATTACACAAGATCGAAATGAAGAAAAGAGAGCGATTACGTCTTTTGATGTGCCAGTCGTTCCTTATAAAAAAGTGAATACATATGAAGAGGTGCAAAATGCCTCATCAAGTCTTGGTACACCTGTAGTTTTAAAGACAACAAGAGGTGGTTATGACGGGAAAGGCCAAATGGTAATTCGAGAAGAAAGTGAAATAGATAGAGCATGGGAACAATTAAAGGGGAAGGGACCGTTTGTTTTAGAGGCGTGGCTTCCGTTTGAAAAAGAAATATCAGTGATTGTAACTAGGAGTGTGCATGGAGAAATGACGACTTTTCCAGTTGCAGAAAACATTCACGTCAATAACATTCTTCATCAAACGATCGTCCCCGCCCGTATATCAAAAGATATTGAGAGGAAAGCATTGCAAATTGCCGAGCACCTAGCAAATTCTTTTCACCTCATCGGTACCCTTGCAGTCGAGATGTTCGTCACAAAAGACGGTGATGTTTACGTCAATGAATTAGCACCGCGACCTCACAATTCTGGGCACTTTTCAATTGATGCTTGCCAAACGAGTCAATTTTCCCAACATATTCGTGCAGTTTGTGGTTGGCCATTAGGAAAGACAGATTTACTTAAACCTGCAGTCATGGTTAATATATTAGGAGAGCATGTACCAAATGTAATGACACATATTCGTGACCTTAAAGGCGCTCATCTTCATTTATACGGAAAAAAAGAAGCGAAAAAAGGGCGAAAGATGGGGCATGTGACAGTGCTAGCTGACGATATTGAAGAAGCATTAAACAAAATTGAAGCATCGCCGATTTGGCATGACAACAGAGACTTTTAGGAGGAAATAAGATGATTGAACGTTACACACGCCCAGAGATGGGGCAAATTTGGACGGAAGAAAACAGGTTTCAAGCATGGTTGGAAGTAGAAATTCAAGCATGTGAAGCATGGGCTGAGTTAGGAGATATTCCAAAGGAAGACGTGAAAAAAATTCGGGAAAATGCGTCTTTTGATGTTGAAAGAATTAAAGAAATTGAAGCAGAAACGCGTCATGATGTTGTTGCTTTTACAAGAGCCGTTTCTGAAACGTTAGGTGACGAAAGGAAGTGGGTGCACTACGGATTAACATCGACTGACGTTGTTGATACAGCACTTTCTTACTTACTAAAACAAGCAAACGAAATTTTAGAAAAAGACTTAGTTACTTTCATCGATATTTTAAAAGAGAAAGCAAAAGAGCATAAAATGACTGTTATGATGGGGCGTACCCATGGTGTGCACGCAGAACCGACAACGTTCGGCTTAAAACTTGCTCTTTGGTATGAAGAAATGAAACGAAATTTAGAGAGGTTCCGTCAAGCAGCTGCAGGTGTTCGTTTCGGAAAAATTTCGGGTGCAGTTGGCACATATGCAAACATTGATCCGTTCGTTGAAAAGTATGTTTGTGAAGGGCTTGGACTAGAAGCAGCTCCAGTTTCAACACAAACATTACAACGCGACCGCCATGCTCATTACATCGCAACAGTTTCTTTAATCGCATCTTCCATCGAAAAAATGGCTGTTGAGATTCGCGGATTGCAAAAAAGTGAAACGAGAGAAGTTGAAGAGTTTTTCGCAAAAGGGCAAAAAGGATCGTCTGCAATGCCGCATAAACGTAATCCGATCGGCTCGGAGAACATGACGGGACTTGCACGAGTGCTAAGAGGTCATGTGATGACAGCATATGAAAATATCGCCCTTTGGCATGAACGTGATATCTCTCATTCATCAGCTGAGCGAATCATCTTGCCTGATGCAACGATCACATTAAATTATATGCTCAACCGTTTCGGCAATATCGTGAAAAACTTAACGGTATTCCCAGAAAACATGAAACGTAATATGGACCGTACATACGGCTTAATTTACTCTCAACGAGTTCTACTTTCGTTAATTGATAAAGGAATGGCTCGTGAAGAAGCGTATGACCTTGTTCAGCCTAAAGCGATGGAAGCTTGGGAGAAGGGCATCCAATTTAGAGAACTAGTTGAAGCTGACGCAAGAATTACTGAAAAATTAACTCCCGCAGAAATTGATGACTGCTTTGACTACAACCACCACTTAAAGCATGTCGAAACAATTTTTGAACGAGTTGGCTTAAACGAATAATAAAAGAAATCACAGCAGGAGCTTTATAACAAAAAATAATCAGAGGGATTACCTCCCTTTGTAGGGATAATATTGCCAATATTCCGAAAACAAGGAGTGTTCACCATGGAAAAAAGAACGATGCTTTACGAAGGGAAAGCGAAGCGAATCTACGAAACGTCGGAAGAAAATATCTTGTTCATCGAATACAAAGATGATGCAACAGCTTTTAACGGTGAAAAAAAGGATGTCCTAACTGGAAAAGGGGTTTTCAATAACGAAATTAGTAGCCTGCTCTTTTCAAAGTTACACAGTTTAGGAGTACAAAGTCATTTCGTTAAGCGCCTTTCAGCAAATGAACAGCTCGTAAAAAAGGTTGAGATCATTCCGATAGAGGTCGTTGTAAGAAACATCGCTGCTGGAAGTTTATTGAAACGACTTGGGGTAGAACGTGGCCAAACGTTTGAAAAACCAATCGTTGAATTTTACTTAAAAGACGATGATCTAGGTGATCCACTGATAAATATTGACCATATCCATGCTTTAAAGCTCGCAACTAAAGAAGAGGTAGACAAAATGCGTGATGTTGCTATCCATGTTAATGACTTATTAATCGACCTCTTCAAAGAGGTTGATATTCAATTAGTCGATTTTAAACTTGAATTCGGACGTGACACAAAAGGAAGCGTTCTGCTAGCAGATGAGATCTCACCAGACACTTGTAGGTTATGGGATATACACACAGGAGAATCATTTGATAAAGATTTGTTTCGCTTTCAACTCGGGAGCTTACAAGAAGGTTATGAAACGATTTTACAACGATTAGGAGGAGACATAACATGTACGAAGTAAAAGTATACGTGACGTTAAAAGAAGGAGTTCTAGATCCACAAGGGACAGCGGTGAAGAATTCATTAGACCACCTTGGGTTTGAGGGAATAGAAGAGGTTCGCATTGGAAAAGTCATGACATTGATGATAGATGAAACAGCACAATCAGTGAATGAGCAAGTAGAGGCAATGTGTGAAAAATTGCTAGCTAATCCAGTAATTGAAGATTATCGCTATGAAATAAAGGAGAGTGCTCGCTCATGAGGTTTGCTGTCATCGTCTTTCCAGGCTCAAATTGTGATATCGACATGTACCATGCAATGAAGGATGAACTAGGAGCAGACGTTGAGTTCGTGACTCATGATCAAGAGAACTTAGATTCATTCGATGGTATTTTACTACCGGGAGGATTCTCTTACGGAGATTATCTTCGGTCTGGGGCGATTGCTCAGTTTTCTCCGATTATGAAAGCAGTCGTTGAAGCAGCAGAAGTAGGTAAGCCTGTCCTCGGTGTGTGCAATGGATTTCAAGTTTTACTAGAAGTCGGCCTGCTTCCTGGAGCAATGAGAAGAAACGAACAATTAAAGTTCATATGTCGTCCAGTCACACTCATCGTTGAAAACAATGAAACGATGTTTACGTCAGGATATGAAAGCAAACAAGAAATTACAATCCCAGTCGCTCATGGGGACGGGAATTATTATTGTGATGAAGAAACACTTACGAAGCTAAAACAAAATCATCAAATCGTATTTACGTATAAAGACAATATTAATGGATCGAAAAACAACATTGCAGGGATCACAAATGAAAGAGGAAATGTGCTAGGGATGATGCCTCATCCAGAACGGGCGGTCGATGAACTTCTCGGTTCTGGCGATGGATTACAACTTTTCCGATCAATATTAAAAGAGTGGAGGGAACAACATGCAATTACTTCATGAACCATCACCACAAAAAATCAAAGAAGACCATCTATTTCGTGAGATGGGCTTAACAGATTCTGAGTTTCAAATGGTTGAAGATATTTTAGGACGTCTACCGAATTATACAGAACTAGGATTATTCTCAGTCATGTGGTCAGAACATTGTAGTTATAAAAATTCGAAAGTGTTGTTAAAGAAATTCCCAACCTCTGGTGAAAAGGTATTACAAGGACCTGGAGAAGGAGCAGGCATTATCGATATTGGTGATGAGCAAGCTGTCGTATTTAAGATCGAAAGCCATAATCATCCTTCAGCAATTGAACCGTATCAAGGAGCAGCAACGGGTGTCGGTGGAATTATTCGTGATGTTTTTTCAATGGGAGCTCGTCCGGTCGCGCTATTAAACTCGTTACGATTCGGGGAGTTAACGAAGCCACGAGTGAAATATTTATTTGAAGAAGTCGTAGCAGGGATTGCAGGTTACGGAAATTGTATCGGAATACCAACTGTTGGTGGTGAAGTCCAATTTGACCCTTGTTATGAAGGGAATCCCCTAGTGAATGCGATGTGCGTTGGCTTAATCGACCATAAAGACATTCAAAAAGGGCAAGCAAAAGGTGTTGGAAACTCAGTCATCTATGTTGGCGCAAGTACAGGAAGAGATGGGATTCACGGAGCGACTTTTGCTTCTGAAGAGATTAGTGAAGAGTCGGAAGCGAAACGTCCTGCGGTGCAAGTCGGTGACCCATTTATGGAGAAGTTGCTTCTTGAAGCGTGCTTAGAAGCTACGAAAAACGATGCATTAGTCGGAATTCAAGATATGGGAGCAGCTGGGCTTACGTCTTCCTCAGCAGAAATGGCTAGTAAAGCAGGTTCAGGTATTGAAATGAATTTAGATTTAGTCCCACAACGTGAGCGGAATATGAGTGCATATGAAATGATGCTATCGGAATCACAAGAGCGAATGTTACTCGTTGTTGAAGCGGGTCGTGAAGAGGAAATGATCGAACTCTTTGAACGCTACGGACTAAAAGCGGTTGTTGTAGGAAATGTGACAGACGATCATCGCCTTCGTCTTCTTCATAACGGAGAAGTCGTTGCAGATGTGCCAGTTGATGCGTTAGCAGAAGAAGCCCCTGTTTATCATAAGCCTTCAACTGTTCCAGCTTACTTTGAAAAATTTCAGCAACAAGTTCCATATGTACCCAAAGTAAACGACATCAACCGAACATGGCATGATTTATTACGCCAACCAACAATTGCAAGTAAAGAGTGGGTTTACAACCAATACGATTATATGGTTCGAACAAATACGGTTGTGCAGCCTGGTTCAGATGCAGCTGTGCTTCGCATTCGTGAAACAGAAAAGGCACTTGCGATGACGACAGATTGTAACTCTCGTTATTTATATCTCGATCCATATGAAGGTGGAAAACTTGCGATCGCTGAAGCAGCGAGAAATATCGTATGTTCTGGAGCGAAACCCCTCGGTGTCACAGATTGCTTAAATTACGGAAGTCCTGATAAGCCGGAAATCTTTTGGCAGTTAGAAAAATCAACGGACGGCTTGAGCGAAGCGTGTGAACTTCTCGAAACACCTGTTATTGGGGGGAACGTCTCTTTATATAATGAAACGGCAAAAGGGGCGGTATATCCAACGCCAGTTATTGGGATGGTTGGTTTAATCGAACATACTGACCACATCACGCGTCAACAGTTCCAACAAGAAGGCGATCTTATTTACCTTCTCGGTGAAACAGCTGAAGACTTTGGTGGTAGCGAAATACAAAAGCTTCTTGAAGGAGACATATCAGGTCGACCTCCAAAAATTGACTTATCAGTAGAAAAAGAAAGACAAAGCCGTGTATTACATGCGATTCAGTCTGGCACTGTGCAATCCGCACATGATTTATCTGAAGGAGGTTTCCTTGTTGGGCTAGCTGAGTGTGCGTTTGGAACTGGGTTAAGTGCATCCGTTACGTTAAACGCTGACGATGTTATCACGCAATGTTTTGCTGAAACTCCTTCTCGTTATATTTTGACGGTTTCAAAAGAGGAAAGAAACATGTTCGAAAAATTCGTTCCAGAAGCAACTTGTGTCGGTGAAGTAACGAAAAGTGACGAGTTATTTGTATATAACGCAAAAGGTCAGCTTGTGACAAAAGAAAGCGTTCAAAACCTTGAAGACACATGGAGAGGTGCCATTTCATGCTTACTGAAATCAAAGGGTTAAATGAAGAGTGCGGTGTGTTCGGAGTTTGGGGGCATAAAGATGCTGTTCATATTACCTATTATGGCTTACACAGTTTACAACACCGTGGCCAAGAAGGTGCTGGGATCGTTGTAACAGATGGTGAGAAGTTGAAAGCGAAAAAAGGGCTTGGCCTTGTTAATGAAGTGTTTAATTCAGATGAAATCGACCAACTTCACGGATCAGGAGCAATTGGTCATGTTCGCTATACAACGTCTGGTGACAGTGACCTCATAAACGTTCAACCGTTAATGTTTAACTCGCAAACGGGGAGTCTTGCTCTCGCTCATAATGGGAATTTAGTCAATGCGACAGCTTTGAAGCATCATTTAGAACGACAGGGAAGTATTTTTCAAACGACATCAGATACAGAAGTATTAGCTCACCTTATAAAGCGAAGTGGTTATGAGCATCTCGAAGATAACGTGAAAAATGCGCTGACGATGGTGAAAGGCGCTTACGCATTTATGGTCATGGTTGAAGATACTTTAATGGTTGCCCTCGACCCAAATGGACTGCGACCATTATCACTCGGACGGTTAGGTGATGCGTATGTTGTCTCTTCAGAAACGTGTGCGTTTGATATTATCGGTGCGACATATGAACGGGAAGTTGAGCCAGGGGAATTACTCATTATTAATGATGAAGGGATTCGTAGTGAGCGGTTTTCACTCTCTCCGAAACGATCGATTTGTTCAATGGAATATGTTTATTTTGCTCGTCCAGATAGTAATGTCGATCAGATCAATGTTCATCATGCAAGGAAAAATCTTGGGAAGCAGCTAGCTTTCGAACACCCGGTGGAAGCCGATGTCGTTACAGGTGTACCTGATTCTAGTATATCTGCCGCGATTGGCTATGCAGAGCAAACTGGGATTCCATACGAATTAGGACTCATTAAAAACCGTTACGTAGGAAGAACGTTTATTCAGCCATCTCAAGAGCTCCGAGAACAAGGAGTGAAAATGAAGCTTTCTGCAGTACGTGGGGTGGTTGAAGGAAAGCGAGTCGTCATGGTTGATGACTCAATTGTACGCGGTACGACAAGTCGCCGTATTGTTCGTTTGTTAAAAGAGGCAGGAGCGAAGGAAGTACACGTTCGGATTAGTGCCCCGCCCATTACAAACCCATGCTTTTACGGGATTGACACATCGACGAAAGGTGAATTAATTGCAGCAACAAAAACTGTCGAGGAAATTCGCGAAGAAATCGGTGCTGATTCGTTGTCTTACTTAACGGTTGATGGTTTGAAAGCAGGAATAGGTCGGTCAAACGATATGGAAAATTGTGGGCAATGTCTTGCGTGTTTTACAGGGAGTTATCCAACTGAAATTTATCCAGAATCTGATCACCCATATGAAAAGGTTTATTGAAGGGAGTACTTCGTTATGTCAAAAGCATATGAAGCAGCCGGTGTAAATATTGAAGCGGGATATGAAGGTGTTCGTCGTATTCAAAAGCATGCAGAATCAACAAAACAGCCAGGAGTCATGGGAGCACTAGGGAGTTTCGGTGGGCTATTTGACCTTTCTGCTTTTTCGTATAAAGAGCCTGTACTAGTATCTGGAACAGACGGAGTTGGTACCAAGCTGTTGATCGCTCAAGAAATGAAGAAGTATGATACGATCGGTATTGATGCTGTAGCAATGTGTGTCAACGACGTGATCGCGCAAGGAGCAAAACCGTTGTTTTTCCTAGACTATTTAGCGCTTGGGAAAAACGATCCAACGATTGTTGAACAAATTGTTTCTGGTATTGCTGAAGGGTGTAGCCAGTCGCAGTGTGCTCTTATAGGTGGAGAAACAGCTGAAATGCCTGATTTATATGATGATAATGAATATGATGTTGCAGGTTTTACTGTTGGGATTGCAGAAAAAGAGAGTCTCATAAATTCCACATCAATTACAGCAGGAGATGTAGTCATTGGTCTTCCTTCAAGTGGGATCCATAGTAATGGATTTTCACTAGTAAGAAAGATTGTAAAAGATGAAGGGTTATCTTGGAATGACTCGTTTGATTCGAGTGGGAAAACGATTGGAGACGTTTGTTTAACACCGACGAAAATTTATGTTCAAGCATTACTGCCATTATTCGAAGAAAAGATCCTTAAAGGTGCTGCTCACATTACAGGTGGTGGCTTTTATGAAAACATTCCTCGTATGTTACCAGATCACTTAGGAGCAGATATTGACCTTGATGCGTGGGAAGTGCCAGCTATTTTTGAATGGTTAAAAGAGAAAGGCAAGCTTTCAAACGAAGATTTGTTTACGACATTTAATATGGGAATAGGCTTTGTCGTTACTGTAAAAAAAGATGATGTAGATCAGGCTTGTAAAATGTTAATGGAAGCCGGTGAGTCACCGATTGTTTTAGGAACAGTGACAGATGAAAAAGGAGTCTCTTTGAAGGGGGAACTCCAGTGATAAATATTGCAGTTTTTGCATCAGGAAGCGGCAGTAACTTTGAAGCGGTTGTTCGAGCTGAAAGAAACGGAAATATAGATGGGAATGTGAAGTTATTAGTGACTGATAATGCAAATGCTTTTGTGATTGAACGTGCTGCACCTTACAATATTCCTGTGTACAGTTTTAACCCAAAACTTTTCGATTCAAAAGAAGCATTTGAAAGAAAGATTCTAAATAAACTAGAAGAGTATGGAATTGAGCTTATTGTTTTAGCTGGTTATATGCGTCTTATTGGACCGACTTTATTGTCACATTACGAAGGAAGGATCCTAAATATTCACCCATCTTTATTACCGGCATTCCCAGGGTTGGATGCAGTCGGTCAAGCTCATGATGCAAAAGTGAAAGTGACTGGTGTGACTGTACACTTTGTCGATCATGGCATGGATACTGGTCCAATTATTACACAAGAAGCTGTTAAAATAGATGAGAGGGATTCGAAAGAAGAGGTCCAAAGACGAATACAAAGAATCGAGCATTCATTGTATCCAGCAACAATTCAATTCGTAATCGAAAAGTTAAAAAGGAGTGGAGGATAATATGAAAAAGCGTGCATTAGTCAGTGTTTCGGATAAAACAGGAATCATTCCCTTTGTACAAGATCTTGAAGACTTAGGTATAGAGGTTATTTCGACTGGCGGGACAAAGAAGGCATTACAAGAAGCGGGTGTAAAAGTCATTGGGATTGAAGAAGTAACAGGCTTCCCTGAAATTATGGATGGTCGTGTGAAAACTCTTCACCCGAGGATTCACGGGGGATTACTAGCCGTACGTGACAATGAAGAGCATTTATCAGCCTTAAAAGAACAAGGCATCGGCTTAATCGATTATGTCATTGTCAACTTGTACCCATTTCAGCAAACGATTGAAAACCCTGATTCTACATATGATGATGCGATTGAAAATATTGATATAGGTGGTCCTTCAATGATTCGTGCAGCTGCGAAAAACCACCGAGACGTTGCTGTGATCGTTGATTCAAAAGATTACCCGGTCATTTTAGAAGAATTAAAACAAAATGACGGAGAATTAACGGAAATGAGAAGACGAAAGCTTGCTGCAAAAGCATTTCGTCATACAGCCTCTTATGATGCACTTATTGCTGAATACTTAACAACACAAGTAGGAGATGAGGCGCCTGAAACGCTGACAGTCACATACAACCAAAAGCAAATGTTACGTTATGGAGAAAACCCTCATCAGCAAGCAGCTTTTTACGAAAGGCCATTAGGGAATCCAGCATCGATTGCAAATGCTGAACAGTTACATGGAAAAGAGCTCTCATACAACAACATCAATGATGCAGATGCGGCACTTGCAGTGGTAAGAGACTTTACAGATCCAGCTGTTGCAGCAATTAAGCATATGAACCCTTGTGGTGTCGGAGTTGGTGAATCGGTTTTTGAAGCATACGAAAAAGCATATGAAGCTGATCCGATTTCAATTTTTGGAGGGATTGTTGCTTCTAACAGAAAAATTGATGGTGAAACAGCTGTTAAAATGAAAGAAATCTTCCTTGAGATTATTATTGCACCTGATTTTTCTGAAGAAGCTTTAGCGATATTAACAGAAAAGAAAAACCTTCGATTATTGAAAGTAAATCTTGAGCATAATCATTCATCTGAACAACGAATTACGACGGTATCAGGTGGTGCGTTAATGCAAGAAACAGATACGTTAAGTTTTGAAGATGTTTCAGTAACAAACCCGACGAAGCGTGAGCCGTCAGAAGATGAATGGAAACAGTTGAAGATGGCCTGGAAAGTTGTTAAGCACGTAAAATCAAACGCCATTGTTTTAGGAAAAGAGGATCGAACAATTGGTATTGGGGCTGGGCAAATGAATCGTGTAGGTTCAGCGAAAATCGCAATCGAGCAAGCGGGCGAGGAAGCTAAAGGGTCGGTTATGGCGTCTGATGCATTTTTCCCAATGAGTGATACTGTAGAAACCGCTGCCAAGGCAGGTATTACAGCAATTATTCAGCCAGGTGGATCAAAGCGTGATCAAGAATCAATTGATAAAGCGGATGAATATGGGATTGCGATGGTCTTTACAGGAGTTCGTCACTTTAAACATTAATCGTCTAGCACGATTTTGATACAAGTAAATGAAAAGGGTTGTCACAGGCTCATTTGAACAACTTCAATAAGGGGAGCGGTTGTCGTGAAAGTATTCGTTATTGGTAGTGGAGGAAGAGAACACGCGATTTGTTGGAAATTGGCCCAATCAAGCAAAGTTGAAAAAGTTTTTGCCGCACCAGGTAGTGATGGGATATCTGGAGAAAACATTCAGTCGATCTCAATAGAAATGAACGCTCACGGTGAATTACTTCAATTCGCTAAAGAAGAAGGAGTCGATTTAACGATTGTCGGTCCAGAAGCCCCTCTTGTTGAAGGAATCGTTGATGTATTTGAAAAAGAAGGGTTACGTATTTTTGGGCCGACAAAAGCTGCTGCGGCACTAGAAGGAAGCAAGCAATTTGCAAAAGACATCATGAAAAAGTACGACATTCCAACTGCAGCATATGAAACATTTGGTGA
The Bacillus shivajii DNA segment above includes these coding regions:
- the purE gene encoding 5-(carboxyamino)imidazole ribonucleotide mutase, with product MTVKVGVIMGSTSDWETMKHTVHTLDELGIGYEKKVVSAHRTPDYMFDYAETARERGLHVIIAGAGGAAHLPGMVAAKTTLPVIGVPVQSKALDGMDSLLSIVQMPAGVPVATVAIGKAGAINAALLAAQQLSVHDEAVDDALEKRRQAKREEVLERSELL
- the purK gene encoding 5-(carboxyamino)imidazole ribonucleotide synthase, whose protein sequence is MRERWIEPGKTIGILGGGQLGRMMAISARQMGYNIAVLDPTPNSPCGQVADDQVEAAYDDLSGAEKLAQMCDVLTYEFENIDSETATWLEKQMYLPQGGDLLSITQDRNEEKRAITSFDVPVVPYKKVNTYEEVQNASSSLGTPVVLKTTRGGYDGKGQMVIREESEIDRAWEQLKGKGPFVLEAWLPFEKEISVIVTRSVHGEMTTFPVAENIHVNNILHQTIVPARISKDIERKALQIAEHLANSFHLIGTLAVEMFVTKDGDVYVNELAPRPHNSGHFSIDACQTSQFSQHIRAVCGWPLGKTDLLKPAVMVNILGEHVPNVMTHIRDLKGAHLHLYGKKEAKKGRKMGHVTVLADDIEEALNKIEASPIWHDNRDF
- the purB gene encoding adenylosuccinate lyase — translated: MIERYTRPEMGQIWTEENRFQAWLEVEIQACEAWAELGDIPKEDVKKIRENASFDVERIKEIEAETRHDVVAFTRAVSETLGDERKWVHYGLTSTDVVDTALSYLLKQANEILEKDLVTFIDILKEKAKEHKMTVMMGRTHGVHAEPTTFGLKLALWYEEMKRNLERFRQAAAGVRFGKISGAVGTYANIDPFVEKYVCEGLGLEAAPVSTQTLQRDRHAHYIATVSLIASSIEKMAVEIRGLQKSETREVEEFFAKGQKGSSAMPHKRNPIGSENMTGLARVLRGHVMTAYENIALWHERDISHSSAERIILPDATITLNYMLNRFGNIVKNLTVFPENMKRNMDRTYGLIYSQRVLLSLIDKGMAREEAYDLVQPKAMEAWEKGIQFRELVEADARITEKLTPAEIDDCFDYNHHLKHVETIFERVGLNE
- the purC gene encoding phosphoribosylaminoimidazolesuccinocarboxamide synthase, which gives rise to MEKRTMLYEGKAKRIYETSEENILFIEYKDDATAFNGEKKDVLTGKGVFNNEISSLLFSKLHSLGVQSHFVKRLSANEQLVKKVEIIPIEVVVRNIAAGSLLKRLGVERGQTFEKPIVEFYLKDDDLGDPLINIDHIHALKLATKEEVDKMRDVAIHVNDLLIDLFKEVDIQLVDFKLEFGRDTKGSVLLADEISPDTCRLWDIHTGESFDKDLFRFQLGSLQEGYETILQRLGGDITCTK
- the purS gene encoding phosphoribosylformylglycinamidine synthase subunit PurS; this translates as MYEVKVYVTLKEGVLDPQGTAVKNSLDHLGFEGIEEVRIGKVMTLMIDETAQSVNEQVEAMCEKLLANPVIEDYRYEIKESARS
- the purQ gene encoding phosphoribosylformylglycinamidine synthase subunit PurQ; translated protein: MRFAVIVFPGSNCDIDMYHAMKDELGADVEFVTHDQENLDSFDGILLPGGFSYGDYLRSGAIAQFSPIMKAVVEAAEVGKPVLGVCNGFQVLLEVGLLPGAMRRNEQLKFICRPVTLIVENNETMFTSGYESKQEITIPVAHGDGNYYCDEETLTKLKQNHQIVFTYKDNINGSKNNIAGITNERGNVLGMMPHPERAVDELLGSGDGLQLFRSILKEWREQHAITS
- the purL gene encoding phosphoribosylformylglycinamidine synthase subunit PurL; translated protein: MQLLHEPSPQKIKEDHLFREMGLTDSEFQMVEDILGRLPNYTELGLFSVMWSEHCSYKNSKVLLKKFPTSGEKVLQGPGEGAGIIDIGDEQAVVFKIESHNHPSAIEPYQGAATGVGGIIRDVFSMGARPVALLNSLRFGELTKPRVKYLFEEVVAGIAGYGNCIGIPTVGGEVQFDPCYEGNPLVNAMCVGLIDHKDIQKGQAKGVGNSVIYVGASTGRDGIHGATFASEEISEESEAKRPAVQVGDPFMEKLLLEACLEATKNDALVGIQDMGAAGLTSSSAEMASKAGSGIEMNLDLVPQRERNMSAYEMMLSESQERMLLVVEAGREEEMIELFERYGLKAVVVGNVTDDHRLRLLHNGEVVADVPVDALAEEAPVYHKPSTVPAYFEKFQQQVPYVPKVNDINRTWHDLLRQPTIASKEWVYNQYDYMVRTNTVVQPGSDAAVLRIRETEKALAMTTDCNSRYLYLDPYEGGKLAIAEAARNIVCSGAKPLGVTDCLNYGSPDKPEIFWQLEKSTDGLSEACELLETPVIGGNVSLYNETAKGAVYPTPVIGMVGLIEHTDHITRQQFQQEGDLIYLLGETAEDFGGSEIQKLLEGDISGRPPKIDLSVEKERQSRVLHAIQSGTVQSAHDLSEGGFLVGLAECAFGTGLSASVTLNADDVITQCFAETPSRYILTVSKEERNMFEKFVPEATCVGEVTKSDELFVYNAKGQLVTKESVQNLEDTWRGAISCLLKSKG
- the purF gene encoding amidophosphoribosyltransferase, coding for MLTEIKGLNEECGVFGVWGHKDAVHITYYGLHSLQHRGQEGAGIVVTDGEKLKAKKGLGLVNEVFNSDEIDQLHGSGAIGHVRYTTSGDSDLINVQPLMFNSQTGSLALAHNGNLVNATALKHHLERQGSIFQTTSDTEVLAHLIKRSGYEHLEDNVKNALTMVKGAYAFMVMVEDTLMVALDPNGLRPLSLGRLGDAYVVSSETCAFDIIGATYEREVEPGELLIINDEGIRSERFSLSPKRSICSMEYVYFARPDSNVDQINVHHARKNLGKQLAFEHPVEADVVTGVPDSSISAAIGYAEQTGIPYELGLIKNRYVGRTFIQPSQELREQGVKMKLSAVRGVVEGKRVVMVDDSIVRGTTSRRIVRLLKEAGAKEVHVRISAPPITNPCFYGIDTSTKGELIAATKTVEEIREEIGADSLSYLTVDGLKAGIGRSNDMENCGQCLACFTGSYPTEIYPESDHPYEKVY
- the purM gene encoding phosphoribosylformylglycinamidine cyclo-ligase, with translation MSKAYEAAGVNIEAGYEGVRRIQKHAESTKQPGVMGALGSFGGLFDLSAFSYKEPVLVSGTDGVGTKLLIAQEMKKYDTIGIDAVAMCVNDVIAQGAKPLFFLDYLALGKNDPTIVEQIVSGIAEGCSQSQCALIGGETAEMPDLYDDNEYDVAGFTVGIAEKESLINSTSITAGDVVIGLPSSGIHSNGFSLVRKIVKDEGLSWNDSFDSSGKTIGDVCLTPTKIYVQALLPLFEEKILKGAAHITGGGFYENIPRMLPDHLGADIDLDAWEVPAIFEWLKEKGKLSNEDLFTTFNMGIGFVVTVKKDDVDQACKMLMEAGESPIVLGTVTDEKGVSLKGELQ